In Luteitalea sp. TBR-22, one genomic interval encodes:
- a CDS encoding aminotransferase has product MHIAPFAVEQWMNAHETRCALNLAETCIESLTLGELLDLAGVRDALLADLRPIKLTYGEIEGSERLRTAIAALYARQSWRDVLITHGASGANALVYQALVGAGDRVVTVVPTYQQHEAIPESLGADVQRLRLRADDGYRLDLDALRALVTPGTRLIALTNPNNPTGALLDAEALTTIVAMADAVGAYVLCDEVYRDATHDDEAPVPSIADLYARGISTGSMSKAYSLAGVRLGWICGPPAVLRAAEVHRDYNTISVGRIDDLLAAIALESRDAILARNRHIVRTNLAVLEAWVAAEPLISWVKPRAGTIALLAYDLDMSSEAFCLRLLEETGVLFTPGSAFGVEGTVRIGYANNPTVLADGLREVSGFLRRLEPPA; this is encoded by the coding sequence ATGCACATCGCCCCGTTTGCCGTCGAGCAGTGGATGAACGCCCATGAGACCCGCTGCGCGCTCAACCTCGCCGAGACCTGCATCGAATCGCTCACCCTGGGGGAACTGCTCGACCTGGCCGGCGTGCGCGACGCCCTGTTGGCCGACCTGCGGCCGATCAAGCTGACGTACGGCGAGATCGAAGGCAGCGAGCGGCTCCGCACGGCGATCGCGGCGCTCTACGCGCGGCAGTCCTGGCGCGACGTGCTGATCACGCATGGCGCCTCGGGCGCGAATGCGCTCGTGTACCAGGCGCTGGTCGGGGCTGGCGATCGCGTCGTCACCGTCGTGCCGACGTACCAGCAGCACGAGGCGATTCCCGAGAGCCTCGGCGCCGACGTGCAACGCCTGCGCCTGCGCGCCGACGACGGGTACCGGCTGGACCTCGATGCCCTGCGCGCGCTGGTCACGCCAGGCACGCGGCTGATCGCACTCACCAATCCCAACAACCCGACCGGCGCGCTGCTCGATGCCGAGGCACTGACGACGATCGTGGCAATGGCCGACGCGGTCGGCGCGTACGTCCTGTGTGACGAGGTCTACCGCGACGCCACCCACGACGACGAGGCGCCGGTGCCGTCGATCGCCGACCTCTACGCCAGGGGCATCAGCACGGGCAGCATGTCCAAGGCCTACTCGCTCGCGGGCGTGCGACTGGGGTGGATCTGCGGTCCACCCGCGGTATTGCGCGCCGCCGAAGTGCACCGCGACTACAACACCATCAGCGTCGGACGCATCGACGACCTGCTGGCGGCGATCGCGCTCGAGTCGAGAGACGCGATCCTCGCGCGCAACCGGCACATCGTGCGCACCAACCTCGCCGTGCTCGAGGCATGGGTGGCGGCAGAGCCGCTGATCTCCTGGGTGAAGCCGCGCGCCGGCACCATCGCGCTGCTGGCGTACGACCTCGACATGTCGTCGGAGGCCTTCTGCCTCCGCCTGCTCGAGGAGACCGGCGTGCTGTTCACGCCGGGCAGCGCGTTTGGCGTCGAGGGCACGGTTCGCATCGGCTACGCCAACAACCCCACCGTGCTCGCCGACGGCCTGCGCGAGGTGTCGGGCTTCCTGCGTCGGCTCGAGCCGCCCGCGTAG
- a CDS encoding sulfite exporter TauE/SafE family protein translates to MKTLVMLASAGLIGGAMNALAGGGSFVTLPALIAAGLPSVAANASSTAALFPGGVTSAWVYRGGLTTVDGLPFAPSLVVTLLGGLCGALLLVWTPTTLFDRVLPFLLLAATITLMLGPRLGSRVRSRVAVGRTTVLGVQFVLGTYGGYFGGGVGLMMLAAWSLFTAADIKALNPARMVMVTAANMVAVVCFALLGMVWWRQSVALGLGAMAGGYLGAHLGKRLPARLVRAVMLVIAITMTVLFFRRAFLTT, encoded by the coding sequence ATGAAGACCCTCGTGATGCTGGCCTCGGCAGGACTGATCGGTGGAGCCATGAACGCCCTCGCGGGGGGCGGCAGCTTCGTGACCCTGCCAGCGCTGATCGCGGCCGGGCTCCCGTCGGTTGCCGCGAACGCCTCGAGCACGGCGGCGCTCTTCCCTGGCGGTGTCACCAGCGCGTGGGTCTACCGGGGCGGGTTGACGACGGTGGACGGCCTGCCGTTCGCGCCGTCGCTCGTCGTGACGCTCCTCGGCGGCTTGTGTGGCGCGCTGCTCCTCGTCTGGACGCCGACCACGCTCTTCGATCGCGTGCTGCCTTTCCTGCTGCTGGCTGCGACCATCACGCTGATGCTCGGACCCAGGCTCGGAAGCCGCGTGCGGTCGCGCGTCGCGGTGGGACGCACGACGGTGCTCGGCGTCCAGTTCGTCCTCGGCACGTACGGCGGCTATTTCGGCGGCGGCGTCGGCCTGATGATGCTCGCCGCCTGGAGCCTGTTCACCGCGGCCGACATCAAGGCGCTCAACCCCGCGCGGATGGTGATGGTGACGGCCGCCAACATGGTGGCCGTCGTCTGCTTCGCGCTGCTCGGCATGGTGTGGTGGAGGCAGAGCGTCGCGCTCGGGCTGGGCGCGATGGCGGGCGGCTACCTCGGCGCGCACCTGGGCAAGCGGCTCCCGGCCAGACTCGTGCGTGCGGTGATGCTGGTGATCGCGATCACGATGACCGTCTTGTTCTTCCGCCGCGCATTCCTCACCACCTGA